Proteins from a genomic interval of Peromyscus leucopus breed LL Stock chromosome 12, UCI_PerLeu_2.1, whole genome shotgun sequence:
- the LOC114701480 gene encoding LOW QUALITY PROTEIN: prosaposin-like (The sequence of the model RefSeq protein was modified relative to this genomic sequence to represent the inferred CDS: inserted 1 base in 1 codon), translating into MYAPALFASLLVTALTTPVQDPKIWAGGSGVLCRDLAEVDCGALKHCQQMVWSKPTAKSLPCDICKTVVTEAGNLLKNNATQEKILHYLEKTHEWIHDSSLSNSCKEAVDSYLPVMIKGEMSNPGXVCSALNLCQSLQKHLAEQNYQEQLESNKIPEVDMASVVAPFMANIPLLLYPQDRPSSQPQSKMNDDVCQDCVKMVTDIQTAVRTNATFVQGFVEHVKEECDHLGPGMADMCKNYMDQYSQVAIQMMMHMQPKEICALVGFCDEVKKVPIKTLVPASEAIKNIFPGLELMDSSYEAQNIIFCQACQFVMSKLSELIMNKDTEALIIKAPASTKCTEMVEMFGPSASLVQGTRVIMHNLLIILYIRKKRTRQSTDAYTFV; encoded by the exons ATGTACGCTCCTGCCCTCTTCGCCAGCCTTCTGGTCACTGCTCTGACCACCCCTGTCCAAGACCCGAAGATATGGGCTGGGGGCTCAGGCGTGCTATGCAGAGACCTGGCGGAGGTGGATTGCGGGGCCTTGAAACACTGCCAGCAGATGGTGTGGAGCAAGCCCACAGCGAAATCCCTTCCATGCGACATATGCAAAACTGTTGTCACTGAAGCTGGGAACTTGCTGAAAAACAATGCCACCCAGGAGAAGATCCTTCATTACCTGGAGAAGACCCATGAGTGGATTCACGACTCCAGCCTGTCAAACTCATGCAAGGAGGCGGTGGATTCTTACCTGCCTGTCATGATTAAGGGGGAGATGAGCAACCCGG AAGTGTGCTCTGCACTCAACCTCTGTCAGTCTCTTCAGAAGCACTTGGCCGAGCAAAACTACCAGGAACAGCTTGAGTCCAACAAGATCCCGGAGGTGGACATGGCCAGTGTGGTTGCCCCCTTCATGGCTAATATCCCTCTCCTGCTGTACCCTCAGGATCGCCCCAGCAGCCAGCCACAATCCAAGATGAACGACGATGTCTGCCAGGACTGTGTGAAGATGGTGACTGACATCCAGACTGCTGTGAGGACCAACGCCACCTTTGTCCAGGGCTTCGTGGAGCACGTCAAAGAGGAATGTGACCACCTGGGGCCAGGCATGGCTGACATGTGCAAGAACTACATGGACCAGTACTCTCAGGTGGCCATCCAGATGATGATGCACATGCAACCCAAGGAAATCTGTGCTCTGGTTGGCTTCTGTGATGAGGTCAAGAAAGTACCAATAAAGACCTTGGTCCCTGCCAGTGAGGCCATTAAGAACATcttccctggcctggaactcatggactcCTCCTATGAAGCCCAGAACATTATCTTCTGCCAGGCTTGCCAGTTTGTGATGAGTAAGTTGTCTGAACTAATTATGAACAAGGACACTGAGGCACTAATAATTAAAGCTCCTGCTTCGACCAAGTGCACCGAGATGGTGGAAATGTTCggcccctctgcctccctagtgcaaGGAACACGTGTCATCATGCATAACTTGCTTATTATTCTTTACATAAGGAAGAAGAGGACAAGGCAAAGCACAGATGCATATACTTTTGTGTAA